In Desulfobulbus oralis, one DNA window encodes the following:
- a CDS encoding radical SAM/SPASM domain-containing protein, which produces MELYNLEFSAEAVREAAAAGRLLSMEIEFSRRCNFRCVYCYVENRVAGQNELSPEESRDVIVQARDLGARKIIILGGEPSIDPNLPAMLRFIAGLGLDIEIFTNGSGISRELAALLAAGRARVALKLNSRNPELQDRLAGKKGAAALIGQALANLREAGYPRNGLFLALSTVICRQNLVELPELWRWMRGQNIEPYFEVITPQGHAREQHGLAVSGPELKELFERLAQIDREEFGRIWEPQPPLAGNRCMRHLVSCLVTATGEVMPCVGVTLSQGNIRERKLADILHESPVIRDLKNYRQSIKGPCRTCEKAAECYGCRGAAYQLTGDYLASDPTCWRNCPDGAEPACIAGPTDPT; this is translated from the coding sequence ATGGAGCTGTACAATCTGGAATTTTCGGCAGAGGCGGTGCGGGAAGCGGCCGCGGCCGGGCGACTGCTCTCCATGGAAATCGAGTTCAGCCGCCGCTGCAATTTCCGCTGCGTGTACTGCTACGTGGAAAACCGGGTTGCAGGGCAGAACGAGCTGAGTCCCGAAGAAAGCCGGGATGTGATCGTGCAGGCCAGGGACCTGGGGGCGCGCAAGATCATCATCCTGGGCGGCGAGCCCAGCATTGACCCGAACCTGCCGGCCATGCTGCGTTTCATTGCCGGTCTGGGGCTGGACATCGAGATCTTTACCAACGGCAGCGGCATCAGCCGGGAACTGGCCGCCCTGCTGGCGGCCGGCCGGGCCCGGGTAGCACTCAAGCTCAACTCCCGGAACCCGGAGCTGCAGGACCGGCTGGCCGGGAAAAAGGGGGCGGCCGCTCTGATCGGGCAGGCGCTCGCGAATCTGCGGGAGGCGGGTTATCCGCGGAACGGGCTTTTCCTGGCCCTGTCCACCGTGATCTGCCGCCAGAATCTCGTGGAGTTGCCGGAACTCTGGCGCTGGATGCGGGGGCAGAACATCGAGCCCTACTTCGAGGTGATCACCCCGCAGGGCCATGCCAGGGAGCAGCATGGACTCGCGGTGTCCGGCCCGGAGCTGAAAGAGCTGTTCGAGCGCCTGGCCCAAATTGACCGGGAGGAATTCGGCCGCATCTGGGAGCCGCAGCCGCCTCTGGCGGGGAACCGCTGCATGCGGCATCTGGTTTCCTGCCTGGTGACCGCCACGGGCGAGGTGATGCCCTGCGTGGGCGTGACCCTGTCGCAGGGCAATATCCGGGAGCGGAAGCTGGCCGACATCCTGCACGAGTCTCCGGTCATCCGCGATCTGAAAAACTACCGGCAAAGCATCAAGGGGCCCTGCCGCACTTGCGAAAAGGCGGCGGAATGTTATGGCTGCCGGGGCGCGGCCTATCAGCTGACCGGCGACTACCTGGCCAGCGACCCCACCTGCTGGCGGAACTGCCCGGATGGGGCTGAGCCGGCCTGCATCGCCGGCCCTACTGATCCGACTTGA
- a CDS encoding B12-binding domain-containing radical SAM protein produces the protein MHVLLLSMPDITPVIIHEEAVHLPNLGIATIAANLDPEHEVRVADLVRKRRCLKKYLSRLLRDFQPDVIGLSSMTWQFETCVRIAHLLKSLRPQAKTVLGGYHATLMFAEIAASPDARWFDFMVRGEGEIAMNRLLRALDGQDDVARIPGLSYKIAGLFRHNPRAENLDLAAIRPPLRDQRRLTWGYHIIAQRGEVLETSRGCTRGCNFCCMRHMYGRCFRAFPIERVMADLDVIYHERKTRWVFLSDDNIVLNVQRVMQLCEAIIARRYKGLMLSVQADCLTIASHEEMVAKMAEAGFRIIFLGVENGSKRNLAQAGKGDIVAAAKQAIRNCHKYGIMVLAGMIFGFPDDDAAAIRENYEFFLEIGADIPYCQILTPYPKTGMRQQLMDAGLVANPEGYKRYNGLWANVRTRHMSADELQFQFWLQREQVFGWWNPPALLRKEGWLWTSFWRFVMKPLLKRSYEKKLKTIGWEGLFREARAHWQSMNHFSDLEDY, from the coding sequence ATGCATGTCCTCCTGCTCTCCATGCCCGACATTACGCCGGTTATCATCCACGAGGAGGCGGTGCATCTCCCCAATCTGGGCATCGCCACCATTGCGGCGAATCTGGACCCCGAACATGAGGTACGGGTGGCGGATCTGGTCCGCAAGCGGCGCTGCCTCAAAAAATACCTGAGCCGGCTCCTGCGGGACTTTCAGCCGGATGTGATCGGTCTTTCCTCCATGACCTGGCAGTTCGAAACCTGCGTCAGGATCGCGCATCTGCTGAAAAGCCTGCGGCCCCAGGCCAAAACCGTCCTGGGCGGCTACCATGCCACCCTGATGTTCGCGGAAATCGCGGCGAGCCCGGATGCCCGCTGGTTCGACTTCATGGTCCGCGGCGAGGGGGAAATCGCGATGAACCGGCTGCTGCGGGCCCTGGACGGTCAGGACGATGTGGCGCGCATTCCGGGCCTGTCCTACAAAATCGCGGGCCTGTTCCGGCACAATCCCCGGGCGGAGAACCTGGACCTTGCCGCCATCAGGCCGCCGCTGCGCGATCAGCGCCGCCTGACCTGGGGCTACCACATCATTGCCCAAAGGGGCGAGGTGCTGGAAACATCCAGGGGCTGCACCAGGGGCTGCAACTTCTGCTGCATGCGCCACATGTACGGCCGCTGCTTCCGCGCCTTTCCCATCGAACGGGTCATGGCCGATCTGGACGTGATCTATCACGAGAGAAAAACCCGCTGGGTCTTCCTTTCGGATGACAATATCGTGCTGAACGTGCAGCGGGTCATGCAGCTCTGCGAGGCCATCATCGCCCGCCGGTACAAGGGCCTCATGCTCTCGGTGCAGGCCGACTGCCTCACCATTGCCTCCCACGAGGAGATGGTCGCGAAAATGGCCGAGGCGGGCTTCCGCATCATCTTTCTGGGGGTGGAAAACGGGTCAAAGCGCAATCTGGCCCAGGCCGGCAAGGGCGACATCGTGGCCGCCGCGAAGCAGGCCATCAGGAACTGCCACAAATACGGCATCATGGTGCTGGCCGGGATGATCTTCGGTTTTCCCGACGACGATGCGGCCGCCATCCGTGAAAATTACGAATTCTTCCTGGAGATCGGCGCGGACATCCCCTACTGTCAGATCCTCACGCCCTACCCCAAAACCGGGATGCGGCAGCAACTCATGGATGCCGGTCTGGTGGCGAATCCGGAAGGCTACAAGCGCTACAACGGCCTCTGGGCCAACGTGCGCACACGGCACATGAGCGCCGATGAATTGCAGTTCCAGTTCTGGCTGCAGCGGGAACAGGTCTTCGGCTGGTGGAACCCGCCCGCCCTGCTGCGGAAAGAGGGCTGGCTCTGGACCTCCTTCTGGCGCTTTGTCATGAAGCCCCTGCTCAAGCGCAGCTACGAGAAGAAGCTGAAGACCATCGGCTGGGAAGGGCTCTTCCGCGAGGCCCGCGCCCACTGGCAGAGCATGAATCACTTTTCCGATCTGGAAGACTACTGA
- a CDS encoding acyl carrier protein → MTREELQAQLTQILEQDFEFSNVAPGDNLRDVHGFDSIDAIELLAKLEKLLGFSISREEREGAMRIRTLADILDYIETLQKKRAEDGGGA, encoded by the coding sequence ATGACCCGAGAAGAACTGCAGGCGCAACTCACCCAAATTCTGGAGCAGGATTTTGAATTCAGCAACGTGGCTCCAGGCGACAATCTGCGCGATGTGCACGGCTTTGACAGTATCGATGCCATTGAACTTTTGGCCAAGCTCGAAAAACTCCTGGGCTTTTCCATCAGCCGCGAGGAGAGGGAAGGCGCCATGCGCATCCGCACGCTTGCCGACATTCTGGACTATATCGAGACGCTCCAAAAGAAGCGGGCCGAAGACGGCGGGGGCGCATGA
- a CDS encoding lysophospholipid acyltransferase family protein yields MSAEVHAAPLRRAYDLAVTLAAWGYFLCAFLAGFGLLYAAAGLCPKPQLAFQRLNHWYYRGFFALLRLVAPRQRWRLAPELAACRSCVVLCNHLSYLDPLLLMAHLPRCTTVAQARLFDYPIFGWVLKSAGYVPASSEGQFAGLMLDQLEGLRQYLAEGGVLFLFPEGTRSKSGAVGALLPGALKLARQSGAPLVVFRFDNTGRLFPPGRFLFDAASPREIRLSFQGRIAPEEPVYSGPLAELSAHLQALLARPAKPSA; encoded by the coding sequence ATGTCTGCTGAGGTGCACGCTGCCCCGCTCCGGCGGGCCTACGATCTCGCGGTGACGCTGGCAGCCTGGGGCTATTTTCTGTGCGCCTTTCTGGCGGGCTTCGGTCTTTTGTACGCCGCCGCCGGCCTGTGCCCGAAACCGCAGCTCGCCTTCCAGCGGCTGAACCACTGGTATTACCGGGGCTTTTTCGCCCTGCTGCGGCTGGTTGCGCCGCGGCAAAGGTGGCGGCTTGCGCCCGAACTGGCGGCCTGCCGGAGCTGCGTTGTCCTTTGCAATCACCTTTCCTACCTGGATCCGCTCCTGCTGATGGCCCATCTCCCGCGCTGCACGACCGTGGCCCAGGCCCGCCTCTTCGACTACCCCATCTTCGGCTGGGTGCTGAAGTCCGCCGGTTATGTGCCGGCCAGCAGCGAAGGCCAGTTCGCAGGCCTGATGCTGGACCAGTTGGAGGGGCTGCGGCAGTACCTCGCGGAGGGCGGCGTCCTCTTTCTGTTTCCGGAAGGCACACGCAGCAAAAGCGGAGCGGTGGGCGCTCTGCTGCCGGGCGCGCTGAAGCTCGCGCGGCAAAGCGGCGCCCCCCTTGTGGTCTTTCGTTTCGACAACACGGGCCGTCTCTTTCCGCCCGGCCGTTTCCTGTTTGATGCGGCCAGCCCCCGGGAAATACGGCTCAGCTTCCAGGGCCGCATTGCGCCGGAAGAGCCTGTCTACTCGGGCCCGCTGGCCGAACTGTCCGCCCATCTGCAGGCGCTGCTGGCCAGGCCTGCCAAGCCCTCCGCATAG
- a CDS encoding beta-ketoacyl-[acyl-carrier-protein] synthase family protein gives MNRRVVITAVSAITPIGYGKKDIVESLQKGRSGVKPLRDDGLLCSRIHSRVFGTVDAPVPLDFPRQFRKTMGPVARYACRVAGDVLAASGLQQDFVGSGRLGVAFGSTHGSPSVQRDIYRTFFQHMDEGFSSIGAVDYLRSMVHTTAVNITRMFGIRGRVIATATACTTGSQAIGFGYEAVKFGLQDAMLCGAADEYDTTTVAVFDNLLACSVNFNDSPSRTPRPFDRDRDGLVVGEGAAAVMLEEYTQARRRGAPILAEVLGFACTNNGGDMILPNQDGIRATLKLALENAALAPQEVDFVSAHATATKMGDVIEAQAIAEVYGEGASGPYVSGLKGYTGHTMGACGPMELAFTLYMMQEGFLAPTLNLDAVDPRCAMLKHTPPGLAGSPRIAAIQNFAFGGVNTCLLVKKGPDVC, from the coding sequence ATGAACCGCCGGGTCGTCATCACCGCCGTTTCCGCCATCACGCCCATTGGCTACGGCAAAAAGGACATCGTGGAGAGCCTGCAGAAGGGCCGCTCCGGGGTGAAGCCGCTGCGGGACGACGGGCTCCTCTGCAGCCGCATCCACTCGCGCGTCTTTGGCACGGTGGATGCGCCGGTGCCGCTGGACTTCCCCCGCCAGTTCCGCAAGACCATGGGCCCGGTCGCGCGTTACGCCTGCCGGGTGGCGGGCGATGTGCTGGCCGCTTCCGGCCTGCAGCAGGACTTCGTCGGCTCCGGCCGGCTCGGCGTGGCCTTTGGCTCCACCCACGGCAGCCCCAGCGTGCAGCGCGACATCTACCGCACCTTTTTTCAGCACATGGACGAGGGCTTTTCCTCTATCGGCGCCGTGGACTACCTGCGCTCCATGGTGCATACCACGGCGGTCAACATCACCCGCATGTTTGGCATCCGGGGACGGGTCATTGCCACAGCCACGGCCTGCACCACCGGCAGTCAGGCCATCGGTTTTGGCTATGAGGCCGTCAAGTTCGGCCTGCAGGACGCCATGCTCTGCGGCGCGGCCGACGAGTACGACACCACCACGGTGGCGGTGTTTGACAATCTTTTGGCCTGCTCGGTGAATTTCAACGACTCGCCCTCCAGAACGCCCCGGCCATTTGACAGGGATCGCGACGGCCTCGTGGTGGGAGAGGGCGCGGCTGCGGTCATGCTGGAGGAGTATACGCAGGCCAGACGCCGGGGCGCGCCGATCCTGGCCGAGGTTCTGGGCTTTGCCTGCACCAACAACGGCGGCGACATGATTCTGCCGAACCAGGACGGTATCAGGGCGACCTTGAAGCTGGCCCTGGAAAACGCGGCCCTTGCACCGCAGGAGGTGGATTTCGTGAGCGCCCACGCCACAGCCACCAAGATGGGCGACGTGATCGAGGCCCAGGCGATTGCCGAGGTGTACGGCGAGGGCGCATCCGGCCCCTATGTCAGCGGACTCAAGGGCTACACCGGCCACACCATGGGGGCCTGCGGGCCGATGGAGCTCGCCTTTACGCTCTACATGATGCAGGAGGGCTTTCTCGCGCCGACTTTGAATCTGGATGCAGTGGACCCACGCTGTGCCATGCTGAAGCATACCCCCCCCGGGCTGGCCGGCAGCCCCCGGATCGCGGCGATCCAGAATTTCGCCTTTGGCGGGGTCAACACCTGCCTGCTCGTCAAAAAAGGTCCCGATGTCTGCTGA